The sequence AAATATTGTACTGTATACTCTTGTAATTGTGGTTGCCGCCATTGGTTTTTCCACCGAAATGTGCGCGACACTCTTTGTTTAGTGATgtgtgtacaccaggggtctcaaactcaatttacttgggggccactggagctagggtctgggtgagactgggccgcatcaggttttccaaaaaacaaaaaacgcatttattaaaaacagaaaaatgaataaacttggctttggttccgattttctacaagaagagctctgataaaacattccactgttctcaaatatcttacttttttatttttctacacaaaatacgatgaaaaataaataaacaaatcaagaataaagaaaatcaatcagtaataaataaataaatataataataataataaaacggcaaataataaaaacttaagaaaccacatatagttggtgggtagacaaattatttttttcagattaaaatgaacaaagcattattagagccctgtagacatgacaaaacacgactatagtcacatttatactttttttatttacaatatttacatattgcgcaactgcagggtcttgagacacatgctaactcgcaaactagagagctagcgacctaaacggtagccttcaagttatttcctttaaacttaaatagccaaaaacttaccacttccacacggatagggaggataactattaacagttatttaacctttaacatgaacattaatcaaacgtaataattttttctgggtacatgataccatacagcatccatatcaaacttgcgcgggccgcactaacattaaactttcatatcaaggcgggggcctcaaactagtgtcctgcgggccacatttggcccacgggccgcgtgtttgtgacccctggtgtacactgTGCACCCCTCTGTCAATTTACCACTGCTacggtgcgcttcgcctgcgccacaAATAGACCGGGTCAGACCTGGcgagctttcagcgcacctttaGCATGCTGTTTTAtatcacaaaattgtcactgcgccaagctgaaaatgtggacacctcccatggtgcaccgccacgcccatcttggcgcagtccagtctacctaATAACCAAATTGGCGCACAGTTTTgtgctggaccaaattaccactgcgtgggctgCGCCACGCTCAGTCATCCTGCGCCCCGTTTGCGCTGCGACACAAAATTTGAGCCCATGCaatgaacattcacacaggagctgctgtcggctgCTCTCTACACTGCTACTCTTGCTGACATCACACGCGCATCTTAAAGGGGCACACAACTAATCTGATATCTGATAATTACACTTAAGACACGCTTAGTATATCTTGTTTAATATACAAGCAGACTTGCATCATGTCTAATATACGTAGTGTATACCCTACATAATACTCATATATGTTGGAAATTTCCTCATGGCAATTTCCACTATGACAAAATCCAGATGCAGTGTGTATTTGTCTATAAACCCATGGATGAAACCATACAATTTTACTAAATCTTTATTAAATGCCAATCCACTGTAGatgttttttcttgttacaAAGAGTAGGCTGGAAGATGTTCTTGCCATGTTCTTTTTTCCTTAATGCATACTTGACATTCTACCGGGGACTCGATGTGACAAACTTTGGAGAAGTTCCCACCCACACGATTACACAAAATGGGACAGTATGTTCCCTTAATCTTTACCGTTgatgaaataatacattatgTGTAGCCGGTGGCTCCTGTTCCATGAAGTAAGTGACTCATCATTAGATAATTTACAAAGGTTACATAACTGCACTGTACTTTCTCAGCTTTGCTTTACCCTTCCCGTGTATGACCGCCATTGCATAAGGGGAACTCGCCAACTATGGGCAAATTTGGTCTATATGGACTAAAACATCATCTCCATCACAccacaaaagttttttttcctaacAAAATAACCAACATAACCAATGTTTTTGATAGATTCAATGATATCTGTCATATAGATGTACCCTAATATATGAATAAGACTTAACATGCTATGTTGTTATTCACACAAGGCAATTAAATGGACTTAAACATCAATAAGCGTTTTCCCTGCTTTCTATTTCCTGTAACCAACAAGTAAGTTGCAAAACAATTGACAGCTTTAATTCCAGTTTTTAACAGGAATGTATTTGTCTTTTGTGCAAAAACATTTAATGAAATTGAAGTCCATATCTATTATGAGGGACAATGGAAATATGGCAGGCCATAACAAAcacatatataacatttttacattataacaataataattactcTCATTTAATGTTATCATTTTTCACTTAGTGTCAAATAAGCGTGGCTAAAATAATAACCACCCAAACAATTTGCCGATTTATCGTCCTTTGTGCCTGTCAAACAATAGAGACTGTACAGGTTTACTTTCATTCTAATTGCCTCAATGTGGAATTCCGTTGTTATTTGAGATGATACTGCCCTCTTTTGGTGAATAATATTGtagcactctgctctcagccAAACACCTGACCAGATAGGCGGAACAATTGTTCCTACAAGGGGAACTGTAGCTGGACTGTAACTATGTCCAACAACATGCGCTTTTTctcagtcacttcctgtccgtcaccccttttccttcccaaccccggaacatatctctccatggcaacacattACACATCACAAGGGGGATTACACTATTAAAACCTCACAGCGCGTGACATACGGAGTATACACGTATACTGtagtatgtattgtatgtataaaCATGACAAGGTGGGCATCTCTAATAATCATAACCACCATATTGATATGTTATAGTGTGCAGATGTACAATATTCATAAAATTGTCATACACACAGTATCGATCTATTAAATACATTATGTATCACCGCCTACTTTCTGATATTTTTTGGGAAGTCATTGAATTCGAGCTGAGGTTTATATAAAAAAGATATTACAAATACATAGTTGTTATGgttctgtttttctttgtgttaACATAACTAGCAAGCCACTATAATCAGGGATAATGGGGATATATGGACTGCATCAAAGTTGTAATGTTTCGTATGAAAGTTCCCCCACAGGTTATTCTTCAAAACACCGTTTAGCTGGTTTGGTCATTATTTTAGTCCAATCGCAAAGTAAAATTTCCTGtgtctatttttgttgttgttgatggagTTGAGTGATATTTATATAAATGGGATCCGTTTTCTTCTACTGCTGTTTCATTGTGACACGTAAACCTCGCTGTTGCCCCCTGTAGACTGGAAAGAGTACTGCATGAACGAGCAAAATACTaccaggggccatttgcggcaggctgctgatttttatattttagtggccagcagcacattctaaaaataaaatttaatatgtaagtatgtgtgtgtataaatatatatattatatataataatatatataataaaaatacaataaaagaataataaaaaaatacaatacagagACCTGTGAAGGGGGGCGTGCATGAGTTAGAAAGTGCTTGTCGCTGCCGTCTTTCTACAGAGAGGAAAccccagcattttttttactttattgaaaTACATAAACATCAGGGTCGGCTAGAATCAACAAGTCAAATGCAATGATTTTTCATGtcctgctgaatgaatgaatgaatgaacttgacaGCCAAGATGGTGGATTATATAATAAGCTCAACGgaaggtgatcagacttttacaacaaagtaacaCAACTTTTCCCTCAAGAATTATAGAGCGCATAAAAGGTAAGActacaaatatttgtttataaaaCAATATTACAGGGGACTATAGGACATATTTGGAAAGAAAATGAATTGTTCTATTAATTACTTTGCTATGAACCTCATTGCACGTCACTGCATTATAGCATCCATAACACTTGATTACAGTATTAAACTGTcaaatcagaaaaataaaaaaaaaagcccaaagttAAACAAGAGTAAAAGCAAATCTACAGAATAGGAACTAGGCTTTTCTAATACttattcatatttcattccCTGATTTTAGTATTGTAGGTAACATTAAAATATCTGTGAAGACTCATCTGTCAGGATCAGTTCTTTTCTTCAGACATCTGCCCGTTGATGCGACCAAACTCCCAGCGTTGCCAGAGACCAGACCTCTGACTTCCCGCCCTGTGCACACTTGCATTCTGCGGTGATGACAAAGAGGGATTGGAATGGGATGGTTGACTTGACAGAAGAAAGGATTAATAAAAGAACCTTTTGAATTTCAGTCAGTATTGCAAGAACAAGTGGGGCGCCATTAAAGTCAGCTGACTTTGCAGTATAGTCTTACGGTAACCTTATCAAGTACAGAGTCGTTGAAATGACGACATAATCAGTGTTATTTTGCTTGCATTTTACAATAATTTGCAATAATTATGTCACAGGGGTGACCCagtgatgtccaaagtgtggcacaggggcAATTTGCAGCCcggtgggtgttttttttttttaatgacccaTGACACAATCAACAACAGATATATACATACAACCACAGAgatgaaaaaatctgaaacaattcacaagaatgaagtaaaaatattgagagaaaaaggtgttgttttacaagaattatatttatattatgaggaataatacagttgaaatattaattaaagaaatatgtaatattatggggtttttgttgtggaaaaatctcaaatattacaataataaactcataatattatgaaaataaagttataattacatgaagaaaatttacatgaagaatgttgaaataataccaaacagcagcaaaaatcgaaaaaatgctttaattaaaatacagtcaaacttagaggaaaaaaagttgcaatttttttcaaataaatctgTAATAAGTAGAGtaataagtaagtaagtaagaatAAGAGTCGTTGAAATGACGACATAATCAGTGTTGTTTCGCTTGCAATTTGGTCTCAATAATGGATAAacgtatagtttttttttaacagtatgAATCTCTCCAGACTACTGATACATTTATAGCATGACACAGCACTAAGTTCATGTACAATTAAtacacaaaacaaatgaaacgtaggattgtattgtttgttgttaCCTGAGTTTGTTCAGATTTAAGCTGCTCTTTCTTGCTTGGGGGTGGCCAGACCCGTTCCAGTTTACCTCGGGATGGTTGCTTTGCGCCTGAAGATAtagaaaaagtggaaatagaATAATGAGATCTCATTCCAggtattttgttgttgtaaaaagCACAGTGTGAATGAAATCTAAGAATCCAGTATATCAGTTCTATTATATAACTAACAATTGTCAGtatatcattttattatgtAACATACAATTGTACTAAGATTCCAGTATATCATTGCATTATAAAACTAACAAACATATTAAGAATCCAATATATTATGTGACTAAACCATTGTATTGTCAGGAcaagttattttaaaatttacaaGCACCTGACCTGAATTTAaagtccttcatcacacactttgtcagcctctctctgtcTTAGAACGTGAGAACTAAAATCACTTAAGACCGTCTTCTTCAAcatcacaattgaacagcctctaaagtccttcatcacacactttgtcagcctctctctgtcTTAGAACGTGAGAACTAAAATCACTTAAGACCGTCTTCTTCAAcatcacaattgaacagcctctaaagtccttcatcacacactttgtcagcctctctctgtcTTAGAACGTGAGAACTAAAATCACTTAAGACCGTTTTCTTCAAcatcacaattgaacagcctctaaagtccttcatcacacactttgtcagcctctctctgtcTTAAAACTAAAACCACTTAAGTCGTCTTCTTCAAcatcacaattgaacagcctctaaagtccttcatcacacactttgtcagcctccctctgtctTTTGTTTGTTGTCGCTCTTGATGCCACTTTTGTCTCGAGCCATTAGCCATTTACTATGTAGCTTGAGCTAAAGCTCATCACATAGTAGTCTATCGTTGGTGGTCGTGGACGGTTCGACTACTGTATTCACCATAAGTCAATAATTTATAAATGCATGACGATACAGGTAACATATACAGCATACATCtaccactgtaaaaaaaaaagtctatacattttacatgtttgtttttatacttCACTGATGATGTTTTTTGTCAAGCGGCTTCACACTTTGTTCCACCGTCATTGCGTTCTACAATGCCTGGGTTTTGACTGCAATTCAAACAACTGCCACCGAGAGCTTTAACTATTTTTATGTCTGCTTTTTATACCGACAGGATCAATGCCAGGTCAGCATAGCAAACTTTTGCAGGACACAATTCCATCCAACTTTGTGTTATGCTATTTATGTGCATTTCCCTCAACGTATTCCTTAATTGTATCCCTGTTGCAGACGCACAGCATTACTGTCACATGTGACTTGTAAGGCCCTTTTCACCTTGAGTCAACCCACACACCATTAGCAGCCTCAGTGGCTAAAAATATGGACAACACACTCCCAGACTGGCTGCACTGTTGTGTCACGTCTCTGAGCTCCCCTGCTGGGCACACGCACACTAACgacacacacactgaaaccATGTCGGAGAACTAAACACCATTACTGCATTTATTCCACAGTAATGTACGTATTTGCAGGTAAACAATACCTACAAATAAACCCAACTGGCACTGCTTTCCATCGATGGCTTCCTTCTATTTGACGGAGCAATTGCTCCAACTTCCATTCCCTAACAGCTTGTGACAGGGTCCACCCTAGTGGCTGATCCTGTTCCCTGAATAACACACTTAATGCTAGCAGAGAAGGTCATTTAGCAGTGCGCCAGACGGGGTAAAAAGGTCAagatgtgtaaaaaaacaacaacaaacaaataacaTCAAAGTGACATTTTTCAGAATATAATACATCTTGGAACAAAAATCATAACACCACCATCATTATTGCCACATTTTGCTATGAAAATGGAGCTAGTAAGGACTATCTATATCATGGATGGGAAAATAATTATGTCACAGGGGGTCAAGGATATAACCCAgagatgtccaaagtgtggcacgggGGCAATTTGCAGTCCAGCGGgtattttttttgacacatgaCACAATCTACAACAGATATATACATACAACCGCAGAGATGGAAAATCTGAAACAATTcacaaaaatgaagtaaaaatattacgagaaaaatgtgttgttttacaagaattatgttgtaatattataagtaataatacagttgaaatattaatttaaaaaatatgtactaTTGTGGGGTTTGTGTTGTGGAAAAATCTTGAATATGCCaataataaactcaaaatattatgaaaataaagtaaaaattacatgaagaatgttgaaataaaaccaaaaaaaatgaacagccgcaaaaatatacatacacctgcagagatgaaaaaaatctgaaacaattcacaagaatgaagtaaaaatattacgagaaaaaggtatcgttttacaagaattatgttgtaatattataaggaataatacagttgaaatattaattaaaaaatatgtttgtgttgtggaaaaatcttgaatattacaataatgaactcaaaatattatgaaaataaagtacaaattacatgaagaatgttgaaataataccaaaaaaatgaacagcagcaaaaataaaaaaaatgctttaatttaaatacaatgaaaatataaagaGAAGAAGTCACactataatgaggaaaaaaagtttatttttacaattttattcaaataaatctgtaatattttgaggaaaaatgtaattttattactATAAAATATCTTAAGAAatgtatatcaaatatatattacatcttTAGCCCTTGCATTCTTTCAGTACGGACATCCCTGATCTAACTGTATACACTTGGCCAACCAGTACTACAGTGAAAGCATAGTCTAGGATTATTCAAGTAAAGTGAGATGGCGTCTGGGTCCGGACTCGGATAGTAGTCCATGAGTTAGTGATCCCTGGTGCAGACTATAAATATGGCCAAAGTATTTGTAGCCTGCTTCACTTGGCccatcatttattttctgctgtattactgcaataattaataatatacagtCATACACTCATTGAATGTATGTACTTTATGTGTAACCAACACCTGCAGATAATGGCGGCATACGGTACCCAGACAGCCTCACCTGGTATGACGGCCGACGTGACTAGCGGCTTGTTCCTCTTCTCTGTACTCTTCAGCGTGTCTCCGTACAAAGTGTGTCTTTGTCTGCGAAGCTCGTCCTCTCTTGCTTCAGCCTCCATGATGTCCTTCTCAACCTCTGGTTGCAGAGCCAGCGATGGACGCAACTTGAAGAAAGGATTTTGTTTGATGACTGAAGATTCCCGTGTTATCTCGTCTTCTGTGGTGGTGGCTGGTGTAGCTACATCGGTACTTAGAGATTCAGAACTTTTCTGAAGGTGCACATTTTTATCTTGCTTGGGGTATGGAGATAAACGTGATCTATCTCGAGATCCTCCAGTTGGACTCCTTGAGGGCAGGTTTTCCCAACTTTTGTCCTTCTCAGAGATTTCCGGTTTAGAAATTCTGACGGAATGTGCTCTGGAAATGGGGTTACTTTTCACGGAAAACATCTCCAAGCTACGTGTGCGCTCCAGCACCGAGGGATTAACCTGATCTTTCATTGACGCAGAAAACGGTTTCCTTATCCTGGTTGGACCTTGCGTGTTATCCTGTTGAAAAGATTCAAACAGCAGTCTGGTTTCCTTTAATTGATGGGCCCCCCCTTTTATATACTCCGTTGAGATTTCTCCAAATCCAGTCATTCCAAGTTCTTGCTGAATCTTCGGAGTCTCTTTTGGCGTCTTCTGTTCGGAGATCTGCCAGTCATCATCCTGGCCTGGACATACCTTGGTTGGAATTGTCTCAAACAGGATGTTGGTATTAAAGGGGATCTCCAATATGTCCGGATCATCGGCTAAGTTTAGAACCCCCCCAACTCTTTGCAGGTTGTGTTTGCCTTCGGCATCCTGGTGGACTCTTCTTTCCATGGAGGTCTCCGTGACAGAGAGGCGGTGACAAGAAGCTGGCTTGGAAATTGGAGACCAATCTGCACTCACccaactgacatcatcatcagAATAAGCCCCCTCTGTTACGGTCATATTGTAGCGCTCCATATGTGTTGGCTTATTTGCTTGGGCAACTCTACTTCCGTTCCCGTCATTCCGTTCTTTCTCCATTAGGGTCGTCCTTGTCCTGTCAGACTTCATATCTACTTTGTCATTTGGACAAGTTCGATCCCTTGCTTTTGCTGCCAGAAACTTCCCCCCATCTTCTACATCGCCACCAACGTCCTTGCAAGCGGAGATATCCGCCACTTGCCGTTGTTGCACCAGTTGCAGACGCTGAAGTAACTGCTCCCCTTGCTCGATGTCAGACGTTATTCTCCAACATTCATCGCCCTGCTTTACCCTTCCTTCCATATTCTGAGGTGATATTGCTTTTCCAAAATGCTTTTCAGACATTGGTAGCTTTCACTCTCCTTAGCAAGGAAGTCTCTGAATCGCTATACCTTAAATAACGGGTTTTAGGTCCTTGTTTGAGTCTTTGTCCGCAACCGACCGCATTCTGCATCAGGATTTGGGTTGATTTTCCTGAGTCTCCTACCTTCTCCACAAGTGCATCGTATTGAAAATTGTCTGCAGTCTTTGAAGATGAATGACTCAGAAATCAGAGTCTTTATCAGTTTTCCTTTCCTTCACTCAATGCATCATCCATCTATTGTTCCTCCAAATGGATCCTTGAGACTCCGGCCCCCCTTGGGTTTTTGGTCTTCAGCATTTGGAGTAGAGTCTTTATACTCCCCTGATATCTCCGCTGCATCTGCTAACACTTCCGCAACCTCTCTCTGTGCCATTGACCGCCTCTCACTAGGATGCCAGTGTAATCTGTTGTAATTAGCCTGATCCCCTGTGTCGTCACCTGCCTCGTCTACAGGGGTCACACTGGAATTACAACTCGTTCAATCTTTGTTGCTCCCTGCTGGAAATAGTGGATCCCTATAGGATGGAGGAGGTTGTAGTGGGATAAACATATGAGCCGCAGTGTCATTATTGTTCTCCATCACTGCAGGGGTGGAGAGGCTTTGGGTTCATCTTGGATGAACCTTTGCCCAGGTTTCATTGATGAGCTGTGGTCCAGCAGGTCTGGATTTTCTGTCACAAGCTTGGAAGCCATCTTTATCCACGGGCTATCATTATACTGAGAGGCCTCAGCCTGGCGCATTGGGTTCCATGAGGACAAGGATCCCTGAAAAACACTCAGGGATCACTAGGGTTCAAGGAAGACACAAATGTAGAAAAccttttgtcataatatttttaaaatatgttttgtatcGTAACGAAAAGCCCTGTTTTCCCCACGACATGGCCTGTTGATATGAATCCAAAATCATAGATTTCTTAATTAGTCATATAATGAAATGATGTAGTACAAGCCAATCAACCATATCCTCTACAGTCTGCGTTGTCGTGTTACAAGATTTCATATTATCGAAGTATTGTCGACCGATATTCAACCAAAGTGCGATTAGCCCTTGCTCCATCAGGTCCTAAAACTATAATAACACAGCATGTGTCATGTTGTTTATTTCATGTTCTACATAATAATAGTATACCAAAGTAATCCCTTTCAGTGAGGTGCAGGTTTAAATCTATGAGTCTATATTTACACCTGCATTGACAAGCTTTATGTCAGCTGCGTTGTAGTTGAGGATTATCAGCGCTAGCAGCAACATATCCAGTAACAGGATATATTAATCAGCTTACCCTGTTTATTCCAGACTCTATTCAACGGGGCATCACTTCCTAAGCTTTATTTGTATATGTGGCTTTTTAATGGAACTAAACCTACTGTGTATGACCTTTGTCATCTACTCAAATGTTCTCacttggatttagatcaggggaacacgGAAAAAAGAGCGAGGTTATTCTTCTGGAAAAAGTCCTACGTCAGGCGGGCATTGTGAAGTacagcgttgtcctgttgaaaaagccagtcgtgaccacacagaccagggccttcagtcatgggTGAGGCCTCcagcaacatctccacatagacAGGTGCCgcttgacgcccctgcacaacctgaagctccattgttccactgaAGGGAAAAAACAATCTAGATCATGATGGAAccaaaacatctcaggtgggatcttctTGTTATGCTGTAATGTCG comes from Doryrhamphus excisus isolate RoL2022-K1 chromosome 15, RoL_Dexc_1.0, whole genome shotgun sequence and encodes:
- the LOC131103834 gene encoding uncharacterized protein LOC131103834 produces the protein MSEKHFGKAISPQNMEGRVKQGDECWRITSDIEQGEQLLQRLQLVQQRQVADISACKDVGGDVEDGGKFLAAKARDRTCPNDKVDMKSDRTRTTLMEKERNDGNGSRVAQANKPTHMERYNMTVTEGAYSDDDVSWVSADWSPISKPASCHRLSVTETSMERRVHQDAEGKHNLQRVGGVLNLADDPDILEIPFNTNILFETIPTKVCPGQDDDWQISEQKTPKETPKIQQELGMTGFGEISTEYIKGGAHQLKETRLLFESFQQDNTQGPTRIRKPFSASMKDQVNPSVLERTRSLEMFSVKSNPISRAHSVRISKPEISEKDKSWENLPSRSPTGGSRDRSRLSPYPKQDKNVHLQKSSESLSTDVATPATTTEDEITRESSVIKQNPFFKLRPSLALQPEVEKDIMEAEAREDELRRQRHTLYGDTLKSTEKRNKPLVTSAVIPGAKQPSRGKLERVWPPPSKKEQLKSEQTQNASVHRAGSQRSGLWQRWEFGRINGQMSEEKN